The Lycium ferocissimum isolate CSIRO_LF1 chromosome 10, AGI_CSIRO_Lferr_CH_V1, whole genome shotgun sequence genome window below encodes:
- the LOC132033509 gene encoding probable pectin methylesterase CGR3: protein MMSRRPINPSRRVADNGAASLEASIRSKTRSPPYLTIGLVIVGAFLLIGYFYRDTGTFASIKGAISRVEGDFLCTVEVQKATPFLKKAYGDSMHKVLHVGPDTCSVVAKLLGEEDTEAWGIEPYDIEDAGRFCKKLVHKGIVRVADIKFPLPYRAKSFSLVIVSDALDYLSPKYLNRTLPELARLSSHGLVIFTGYPRHHKAKFTEKSRFGGLAKLRSSTWWVRYFVQTSLEENEVAIKKFDQAASKKSYVPSCQIFHLRSYR, encoded by the exons ATGATGTCAAGGAGGCCTATCAACCCATCTCGACGTGTAGCAGATAATGGAGCTGCGTCATTAGAAGCCTCAATTCGGTCAAAGACACGGTCTCCCCCATATTTAACAATTGGCCTTGTTATCGTG GGAGCATTTCTTCTCATAGGGTATTTTTACCGTGACACAG GTACTTTTGCCAGTATTAAAGGAGCTATCAGTAGAGTGGAAG GGGATTTTTTATGTACGGTAGAGGTTCAAAAGGCGACCCCTTTTTTGAAGAAAGCATATGGAGATAGCATGCATAAGGTGCTGCATGTTGGTCCTGATACTTGTTCGGTTGTTGCTAAATTGTTAGGAGAGGAAGATACTGAAGCTTGGGGTATAGAACCATATGATATAGAGGATGCAGGTCGTTTTTGCAAGAAACTCGTGCATAAGGGCATTGTTCGCGTGGCTGATATAAAATTTCCTCTGCCGTATCGTGCAAAATCATTTTCTCTAGTGATTGTCTCAGATGCGTTGGACTACTTGTCTCCAAAGTATCTTAATAGGACCCTTCCTGAATTGGCGAGGCTGTCATCTCATGGACTCGTTATTTTCACGG GTTATCCACGTCACCATAAAGCTAAGTTTACAGAAAAGTCCAGATTTGGGGGGCTG GCCAAATTGAGGAGCTCAACGTGGTGGGTCCGATATTTTGTTCAAACAAGTTTAGAGGAAAATGAAGTTGCCATTAAGAAGTTTGACCAAGCTGCTTCGAAGAAATCATATGTTCCTAGCTGCCAAATTTTCCACCTGAGATCTTACCGTTGA